One Pirellulales bacterium genomic region harbors:
- a CDS encoding NADH:flavin oxidoreductase codes for MTSFPKLAQFKSPAALQDRLRQLNLDLPLDKEVLTSAASPLAAPYMLGNRVIGNRWCIQPMEGWDAHPDGTPSELVFRRWQNFGRSGAKLIWGGEAAAVQPAGRANPRQLLATPAHLSGLRRLRLELLAAHEQAGHSPDDSYVGLQLTHSGRFSRPNSTQLEPKIACRHPILDAKFGIDSANDRLIWKDAELEQLVVDYVLAAQTADAAGFDFVDIKACHGYCLHEFLGARRRPGDYGGDLAGRCRLLLKIIDNVKAAAPRLGLGVRLSLFDLIPFEAGPGSGQPVPHAQLLPYEWGFGVNPDNPLEYDLTEPLRLINWLMERQVSLVNLSAGSAYYNPHILRPASYPPSDGYLPPEDPLVGVARQITATRICKERFPQLLCVGSGYSYLQEYLPHVAQGVVRAGWADFVGLGRMVLSYPTLPQDVLGGGNLVRKQICRTFSDCTTAARLHIESGCYPLDPFYKNLPQAERVAAARPRDATV; via the coding sequence GTGACTTCCTTTCCCAAACTGGCCCAATTTAAATCCCCCGCCGCCTTGCAGGATAGGTTGCGGCAATTGAATTTGGATTTGCCGTTGGACAAAGAGGTGTTGACCTCCGCCGCGTCTCCCCTGGCCGCGCCGTACATGTTGGGAAATCGCGTCATTGGTAATCGCTGGTGTATTCAACCCATGGAAGGTTGGGATGCCCATCCCGACGGCACGCCGTCGGAGTTGGTTTTTCGCCGTTGGCAAAATTTTGGTCGTAGCGGCGCAAAACTGATTTGGGGAGGGGAAGCCGCGGCTGTACAACCAGCGGGGCGCGCCAACCCTCGGCAATTACTGGCCACGCCCGCGCATTTGTCGGGCCTACGGCGGTTGCGGTTGGAATTGCTAGCCGCCCATGAGCAAGCCGGGCATTCCCCCGACGATAGTTATGTGGGCTTGCAATTAACGCATTCGGGGCGGTTTTCCCGACCAAACTCCACCCAGTTAGAGCCTAAAATCGCCTGTCGGCATCCTATTTTGGACGCCAAGTTTGGCATCGACAGCGCGAATGACCGCTTGATCTGGAAAGATGCAGAGTTGGAACAACTGGTGGTTGATTATGTGCTGGCCGCGCAAACCGCGGATGCCGCGGGATTTGATTTTGTGGATATCAAAGCCTGCCATGGGTACTGCCTGCATGAATTTCTGGGCGCGCGGCGCCGTCCCGGAGATTATGGAGGTGATTTGGCGGGTCGTTGCCGATTGTTACTAAAAATTATTGATAACGTCAAAGCCGCGGCGCCACGGCTGGGTCTGGGGGTTCGCCTCAGTCTGTTTGACTTGATCCCGTTTGAGGCGGGGCCTGGGTCAGGGCAGCCTGTTCCCCATGCGCAATTGCTTCCTTATGAATGGGGTTTTGGCGTTAATCCCGATAACCCGTTGGAATATGACCTGACGGAACCATTGCGGTTAATAAACTGGCTCATGGAACGCCAGGTTTCCCTGGTCAACCTTTCCGCTGGCAGCGCTTACTATAATCCGCACATTCTACGCCCCGCCAGTTATCCCCCTAGCGATGGTTACCTTCCCCCGGAGGACCCGTTGGTGGGCGTGGCACGGCAGATCACCGCCACGCGAATTTGCAAGGAACGGTTTCCGCAATTGTTATGTGTTGGATCGGGGTATTCGTATTTACAAGAGTATCTGCCGCACGTGGCCCAAGGTGTCGTGCGGGCTGGCTGGGCGGACTTTGTGGGGTTGGGCAGAATGGTGCTTTCTTATCCGACGTTGCCGCAGGATGTGTTGGGTGGGGGCAATCTTGTACGCAAGCAAATTTGCCGGACATTCAGCGATTGCACCACCGCCGCCCGTTTGCATATCGAAAGCGGATGTTATCCGCTGGACCCCTTTTATAAGAACTTGCCGCAAGCGGAGCGGGTCGCGGCGGCTCGGCCCCGGGACGCCACGGTTTAA
- a CDS encoding type II secretion system protein gives MTLSQLDFPCRGRGGFNLLEMLATVTIIGIVAMIVLPRFGDHARQSQTESCALQRLNLEVQAQLWFRGKGTWPAGNLQDLGNDPAYLPDGLPACPVDGSAYMLDPVTHRIQGHQH, from the coding sequence ATGACCTTGTCACAACTTGATTTCCCTTGCCGCGGGCGCGGGGGATTTAACCTGCTGGAAATGCTGGCCACGGTGACCATTATTGGCATCGTCGCGATGATCGTATTGCCGCGGTTCGGCGACCATGCCCGCCAATCGCAAACAGAGTCTTGCGCCTTGCAACGGTTGAACCTGGAAGTGCAAGCGCAATTGTGGTTTCGGGGCAAAGGGACCTGGCCGGCTGGGAATTTACAAGATCTGGGTAACGACCCCGCCTATCTGCCGGATGGCTTGCCGGCGTGTCCCGTCGATGGCAGCGCTTACATGTTAGATCCCGTCACTCATCGCATCCAGGGACACCAACATTAG
- a CDS encoding response regulator — translation MPLILMLQPEALIAEITAFRLELLGYQVHTVESAAAAETFLNATVPDLILLDMQLPGKSSLTFCERVGNNAAWNQIPLLGMLLDGDLENVQKAFQAGIQDLILIPFDPSVLEEKILHLIQPKDSPATTLPTGGITRGISN, via the coding sequence ATGCCGCTGATATTAATGCTGCAACCCGAAGCCCTGATCGCGGAGATTACCGCGTTTCGGCTGGAGCTGCTGGGTTATCAGGTGCACACGGTTGAATCGGCCGCTGCCGCCGAAACGTTCCTGAACGCAACAGTTCCGGATTTGATCCTTTTGGATATGCAATTGCCCGGCAAATCGAGCCTGACTTTTTGCGAGCGGGTGGGAAACAACGCCGCCTGGAATCAAATTCCCCTGCTGGGAATGCTGCTCGATGGCGATTTGGAAAATGTGCAAAAAGCGTTTCAGGCGGGCATCCAAGATTTGATCTTGATCCCGTTTGACCCCAGCGTGCTCGAGGAAAAAATCCTCCATCTGATTCAACCAAAAGACTCTCCTGCGACCACCCTGCCGACGGGTGGAATCACGCGGGGAATTTCCAATTAA
- a CDS encoding type II secretion system F family protein yields MAQSTLLAGTPGEIWQQLASIQIGGAKNGQPTLKPREKIFIFRNIATLVENGLPLPKALETLIQERSLSRFAPMLGNIRQKVAGGDTFSAGLSLYPETFGEMFINQIKVGERSGTLPATIERIVYQLEHADNLKNQIIKKLTYPAILCVAGGASVAFMITFVVPTFEKTYQEAGAKLPAITEFLINCGWFAQHYGWFIVLVVMGLVLSLVFSRRHQRIRFWMDQQLLRVPILGDTLKNIAVLQFMEVLGNLMESGFTIVEALHSCARSINNLAVRRSVEQLHSAVLRGERFSQELERHDDLFPPIVKQLTIVGEKTGTLSKCTEHIRAHLRREVERTLSIMVGAIEPIMTLGLAAAIGTILLAIYLPMFDMIGTMGETPN; encoded by the coding sequence ATGGCACAGAGCACGTTACTGGCAGGCACCCCGGGGGAAATCTGGCAACAACTGGCCAGTATTCAGATCGGCGGGGCAAAAAATGGGCAGCCCACGCTAAAGCCGCGCGAAAAAATATTTATTTTTCGTAATATCGCCACATTGGTCGAAAACGGGTTGCCCTTGCCCAAAGCGCTGGAAACACTGATCCAGGAAAGAAGCCTGTCGCGATTTGCCCCGATGCTGGGGAATATTCGCCAAAAAGTGGCGGGCGGGGACACCTTTAGCGCGGGGTTGTCCCTGTACCCGGAAACTTTTGGCGAAATGTTTATCAATCAGATCAAAGTGGGGGAACGTTCGGGGACGCTCCCCGCGACCATTGAGCGGATTGTGTACCAGCTGGAACACGCCGATAACTTAAAAAATCAAATCATCAAGAAGCTGACTTACCCGGCGATTTTGTGCGTGGCGGGGGGGGCATCGGTGGCGTTTATGATCACGTTTGTGGTGCCCACATTTGAAAAGACCTACCAAGAAGCCGGAGCCAAACTTCCCGCCATCACGGAATTTTTAATCAATTGTGGTTGGTTCGCCCAACATTATGGCTGGTTTATTGTGCTGGTGGTGATGGGGCTGGTGCTCTCGCTGGTGTTTTCCCGCCGTCATCAGCGGATCCGATTTTGGATGGATCAGCAACTGTTGCGCGTGCCGATCTTGGGTGACACGCTTAAAAATATCGCGGTTCTCCAGTTCATGGAGGTGCTGGGAAATTTAATGGAGTCCGGATTTACCATCGTCGAAGCGCTCCATTCCTGCGCGCGGTCCATCAATAACCTGGCGGTGCGGCGCAGCGTGGAACAACTGCATAGCGCCGTGCTGCGCGGAGAACGCTTTAGCCAGGAACTGGAACGCCATGATGATCTTTTTCCCCCGATCGTCAAGCAACTCACGATCGTCGGCGAAAAAACCGGCACGCTATCCAAATGCACCGAGCATATCCGCGCGCACCTGCGGCGGGAAGTGGAACGGACCCTGTCCATCATGGTCGGGGCGATCGAACCCATCATGACGCTGGGATTGGCCGCGGCTATTGGAACGATCCTGCTGGCGATTTACCTGCCCATGTTTGACATGATCGGCACCATGGGCGAGACTCCCAACTAA
- a CDS encoding secretin N-terminal domain-containing protein, which produces MHALPGKRQLCFSPPNSGLLRAAVTAWLLLAQLAGPAFLFAQTPLSDSSILSDQMRAKLLTTGSITLRDANFIEALFAIRRAWDVNIVAGNDLKSETVNCEFVDTPLHEVLDTILSSRGYCYRPVGNSLIVAKLEDTDALKPLFESAVIPIQNVNPEEIVPAVTLYLSKFGKIQPVPGARRIMVLDYPDRIELIRAKIAEFDSAAAGNTPADTAQPGTIVGDAGGATPGPQQPLKVAYFRPQFVKAETLVPPLQQLLSVYGRVSAIPLENRILVVDTPEKLELITEAIKTLDVPRPQVRIYALIYDASMSDVAKLGVNWSSVAKGNNLDAAGVAQDQLALNTITAAAPAAGAANGALTVLSLNSNLDLNSVINALATLKDSRLLADPNVSVVDNETARIEIVTEIPYQQLTQSSGGGNIGTTAFREAGVTLNVTPQIAHDGTILMKVNPKFSLLTGFTPQDNQPIIDRRETNTTVRVSNRQTIVLGGLRQRSSIDENSGIPFLKDIKFLGIGYLFKYRETSKRDSELLVFITPEIMDFEGFNRVRDQNTFYASQECLDSQADSLTPLQCQGPYCDKCGKHHHRKRIVDQRYPPVAGTFDDAGIPADAILVEDRPAPSTGAPVSIAPESASTSEVLPPVAPNSAGSLQNPPLRQPTPAPTTTEPLPPIEPNGPIPPRLQPVPPVQPNLRESAIRYPGTAQQVSNLQPAKLQSPPLPAPHQTNSSVKVVLPGNRPLIAPLPPAAPMTTPQQRLAQRPPASLSPVSGAKNATLSSQASSANKPPQPGKEAASNSWLFPANSSTKPSPSKKPAKPRTSGIKPSHF; this is translated from the coding sequence ATGCACGCACTGCCAGGGAAGCGACAACTTTGCTTTAGCCCGCCGAATTCCGGGCTGCTGCGCGCCGCTGTCACCGCGTGGCTGCTGCTAGCGCAATTGGCTGGACCCGCGTTTTTGTTCGCGCAAACTCCGCTGTCGGATTCTTCGATTTTATCCGACCAAATGCGGGCCAAGCTGTTGACCACGGGCAGCATCACGCTCCGCGACGCCAATTTTATTGAGGCGCTGTTTGCCATTCGCCGCGCCTGGGACGTGAATATTGTCGCGGGTAATGATCTAAAGTCCGAGACCGTTAATTGTGAATTTGTCGATACCCCGCTGCACGAAGTCCTGGATACGATCCTCAGCTCCCGGGGTTATTGTTATCGCCCCGTGGGAAATTCGCTCATCGTGGCCAAGCTAGAAGACACCGACGCCCTCAAACCGCTGTTTGAATCGGCCGTCATCCCCATTCAAAATGTCAACCCGGAAGAGATCGTCCCCGCGGTCACGCTGTACCTTTCCAAGTTTGGCAAAATCCAGCCGGTTCCCGGCGCGCGACGCATCATGGTCCTGGATTATCCCGACCGGATCGAATTAATTCGCGCGAAAATTGCCGAGTTTGACAGCGCCGCTGCGGGAAATACCCCCGCCGATACCGCACAACCGGGAACCATCGTGGGTGATGCGGGCGGAGCTACTCCGGGACCGCAACAACCGCTTAAAGTGGCGTATTTCCGCCCTCAATTTGTCAAGGCGGAAACCTTGGTCCCTCCCCTGCAACAATTGCTCAGCGTGTATGGGCGTGTTTCGGCAATTCCGTTGGAAAATCGCATCTTGGTCGTGGACACCCCCGAAAAACTAGAGCTTATCACCGAAGCCATCAAAACCCTAGACGTTCCCCGCCCGCAAGTTCGCATTTACGCGCTGATCTATGACGCCAGCATGAGCGATGTGGCAAAACTAGGCGTGAATTGGAGTTCCGTAGCCAAGGGGAATAACCTGGACGCGGCGGGGGTCGCCCAGGATCAATTGGCGTTAAACACCATTACCGCCGCCGCTCCAGCCGCCGGTGCCGCCAACGGCGCGCTTACCGTGTTAAGTCTAAATAGCAATCTGGACTTGAATAGCGTCATCAATGCCTTGGCAACCCTCAAGGACTCGCGCTTATTGGCCGACCCCAATGTGTCCGTGGTGGATAATGAAACCGCCAGGATAGAAATTGTCACCGAGATACCATATCAACAATTGACACAAAGCTCTGGCGGGGGAAATATCGGCACCACCGCGTTCCGAGAAGCGGGCGTGACGCTCAATGTGACCCCCCAAATCGCCCATGACGGCACGATCCTGATGAAGGTCAATCCCAAGTTCAGCTTGCTGACCGGCTTTACGCCCCAAGACAATCAACCGATTATCGACCGCCGCGAGACTAACACCACCGTGCGCGTTTCAAATCGGCAAACAATTGTCCTGGGGGGGTTGCGTCAACGTAGTTCCATTGACGAAAACAGCGGGATCCCGTTTCTGAAGGATATTAAATTTTTGGGGATCGGGTATCTCTTTAAATATCGCGAAACATCTAAAAGGGACAGCGAGTTGCTAGTCTTTATTACCCCTGAAATCATGGACTTTGAGGGGTTTAACCGGGTGCGCGATCAGAACACGTTTTACGCCTCCCAGGAATGTCTGGATAGCCAGGCGGATTCACTAACCCCACTCCAATGCCAGGGTCCTTATTGCGATAAATGCGGCAAACATCATCATCGCAAACGAATTGTGGATCAGCGGTACCCGCCGGTCGCCGGTACTTTTGACGATGCCGGAATACCCGCGGATGCCATCCTGGTGGAGGATCGACCCGCTCCCTCTACTGGCGCGCCGGTCAGCATCGCGCCAGAATCAGCCAGCACCAGCGAGGTCCTTCCCCCGGTCGCCCCCAACAGCGCGGGAAGTCTTCAGAATCCTCCTTTACGGCAACCCACTCCCGCGCCGACAACGACCGAGCCACTCCCTCCCATCGAACCAAACGGCCCCATCCCTCCGCGGTTACAACCCGTCCCCCCCGTACAGCCCAATTTACGCGAGTCGGCGATTCGCTACCCTGGCACCGCACAACAGGTGTCAAATCTACAACCCGCGAAACTTCAATCACCTCCATTGCCAGCCCCCCATCAAACTAACAGTAGTGTCAAAGTGGTGTTGCCAGGAAATCGACCATTGATCGCCCCCCTGCCCCCCGCCGCGCCAATGACCACCCCCCAACAACGACTTGCGCAACGCCCTCCAGCGTCTTTGTCTCCGGTAAGCGGCGCTAAAAACGCGACGCTTTCATCCCAGGCAAGCTCCGCAAACAAACCGCCGCAACCCGGAAAAGAGGCGGCCTCCAACAGTTGGTTATTTCCCGCAAATTCCTCGACTAAGCCCTCCCCCTCCAAAAAACCAGCGAAGCCGCGGACTAGCGGTATCAAACCTTCGCACTTTTAA
- a CDS encoding prepilin-type N-terminal cleavage/methylation domain-containing protein, with the protein MKPGENKKRRGLTLLELVISCSMLAILLTAMSTALRTGRQAWEAHQGDASRLEAQHGVLRHIVRQARQATSVSAVTAEGVTTGSLSLKMPDQSIVTWSRDSANQVWYGTGGAIEPLAADITHLSFTGYKADGQTTTTVPAEIRSLRISVGVQLPREVNGAKTLFSLVWIRSWQ; encoded by the coding sequence ATGAAGCCCGGGGAGAATAAAAAACGCCGCGGGTTGACCTTGCTGGAATTGGTCATCTCGTGCTCGATGCTGGCGATCTTGTTGACCGCCATGAGCACCGCACTGCGCACCGGGCGGCAGGCCTGGGAAGCGCATCAGGGGGATGCCTCCCGATTGGAGGCCCAACATGGGGTCCTGCGGCATATCGTGCGCCAGGCGCGTCAGGCAACCAGTGTTAGCGCTGTTACCGCGGAAGGCGTTACCACGGGCAGCCTCAGCCTAAAAATGCCTGATCAAAGCATCGTCACCTGGTCGCGGGACTCCGCTAATCAGGTTTGGTACGGCACGGGAGGGGCGATTGAACCCCTGGCGGCGGATATTACGCATTTATCCTTTACCGGTTACAAAGCGGATGGCCAAACAACCACCACGGTTCCCGCCGAAATTCGGTCCCTGAGGATCAGCGTTGGCGTTCAATTACCGCGGGAAGTCAACGGCGCAAAAACCCTTTTTTCCTTGGTTTGGATTCGGAGTTGGCAATGA
- a CDS encoding GspE/PulE family protein: MASARLGDILIERGWVSAEALDSVLKLQEARGGMLGMFLVKQGLINSRQLGEALSIQLKVPFQPIDPQLINPQVVRLLPERLARQRKMAPVTINAGSLTLAMAAPDDIEAISEVELITGYHVTPVVGIPTDIEDLLDRGYDERITARQTIVDLKLAELREKRERGELAETNAVEDEDAPVVKLVRSILMGAVNAGASDIHLEPHQPQMRVRYRVDGQLQQVMTIPTQSEEAVVGRIKVMADMDTTEKRKPQDGNLSLEEKGMRASFRVSTIPTVDGEKVVMRVIDEDSKVFTFAALGMPEKQTAIVRELINKPHGMIVMTGPTGSGKTTTMYTMLTNINANENNISTVEDPVEFKLPGINQVHANSEHGMGFANALKYLMRQDPDVIMVGEIRDAETAQTAVQAALTGHLLISTLHTNDAVGAVQRLQDLGVDKFKIGGSLLAAIAQRLLRKICVHCKEPAPLNEKLLTQIAHGRKIPQQPRFFAGKGCPKCLGTGFMGRVPVYEIMVVTPNVANAIETGLPYSKLRDLAILEGMEDLTTNGLALALAGETTLEEVYYRLSS, translated from the coding sequence ATGGCATCCGCAAGACTGGGCGATATTTTGATCGAACGGGGGTGGGTCTCGGCCGAGGCCCTCGACTCCGTGCTAAAGCTGCAAGAAGCCCGCGGGGGGATGCTGGGCATGTTTTTGGTCAAGCAGGGCTTGATCAATTCACGGCAACTGGGAGAGGCACTGTCGATCCAGCTCAAAGTCCCCTTTCAGCCGATCGACCCCCAGCTAATCAATCCGCAGGTGGTACGGCTACTTCCCGAGCGTTTGGCCCGACAGCGAAAAATGGCGCCCGTTACCATCAACGCCGGATCGCTTACCCTGGCCATGGCCGCCCCGGACGACATCGAGGCCATCTCCGAAGTGGAACTGATCACCGGCTACCATGTCACGCCGGTCGTGGGCATTCCCACTGATATTGAGGATTTGCTGGATCGCGGATATGACGAGCGGATCACCGCCCGGCAAACCATTGTCGATCTGAAATTGGCGGAACTGCGTGAAAAGCGGGAACGAGGGGAGTTAGCGGAAACAAACGCGGTCGAGGATGAAGACGCCCCCGTGGTGAAGCTGGTCCGCTCTATTCTAATGGGGGCGGTCAACGCGGGAGCGAGCGACATCCACCTGGAACCGCACCAACCCCAAATGCGCGTCCGCTATCGCGTGGATGGCCAATTGCAGCAGGTCATGACCATTCCCACCCAAAGCGAGGAAGCCGTGGTGGGCCGGATCAAAGTCATGGCCGATATGGATACCACCGAAAAGCGTAAACCGCAGGACGGCAACCTGTCGCTGGAGGAAAAAGGGATGCGGGCCAGCTTTCGCGTCTCCACCATTCCCACCGTCGATGGCGAAAAAGTCGTCATGCGCGTCATCGACGAAGACAGCAAAGTCTTTACCTTTGCCGCCTTGGGCATGCCCGAAAAGCAAACCGCCATTGTGCGCGAGCTAATTAATAAGCCGCATGGCATGATCGTGATGACTGGTCCCACCGGTTCGGGCAAAACCACGACCATGTACACCATGCTCACCAATATCAACGCCAACGAGAACAACATTTCCACCGTCGAGGATCCGGTGGAATTCAAGCTGCCGGGCATCAATCAGGTGCATGCCAATAGCGAACATGGAATGGGCTTTGCCAACGCGCTGAAATACCTGATGCGCCAAGACCCCGATGTCATCATGGTCGGCGAGATTCGCGACGCCGAAACCGCTCAAACCGCGGTCCAGGCCGCCCTGACCGGCCACTTGCTGATTAGCACCCTACACACCAACGACGCCGTGGGGGCGGTCCAACGTCTGCAAGACCTGGGCGTGGATAAATTCAAGATTGGCGGCTCGTTGCTGGCGGCGATCGCCCAGCGGCTGCTGCGCAAGATTTGCGTGCATTGCAAGGAACCCGCGCCGCTCAACGAAAAGCTGCTGACGCAGATCGCCCACGGCCGCAAAATTCCCCAGCAACCTCGGTTTTTTGCGGGAAAAGGTTGCCCAAAGTGCCTGGGGACGGGCTTTATGGGCCGAGTGCCGGTGTACGAGATCATGGTTGTCACGCCTAACGTCGCGAATGCTATCGAAACCGGTCTGCCTTACTCCAAGCTACGGGATTTGGCGATTTTGGAGGGGATGGAGGATTTGACCACCAATGGGTTGGCGTTGGCACTGGCGGGCGAGACCACCCTCGAAGAAGTTTATTATCGGTTATCCAGCTAA
- a CDS encoding PilN domain-containing protein has product MKNPFIKSASSLRRELVLQITRNTVLALVTERSGKYSDTNAKWVQLPWQGPTNGLPVGNEAEKLSALLHSLVEQEKLSGCRTSLNLAGDFCVTRVVAGTHTHVQQELLQLQQRCERYLSLGSGPKAIAQSRHPLDARREIAWLTVANQTTLQTMVGGIVAAGLKLDLIEHSLIALARILGQRGLDQRAPVLIIEIGSNGVDLGVTYQGKLLLDYRPGGLNRVEKIPAMLDLHLERIQRYCLRILQKTDLSIAKIVLCGEPEAVAAAQRQFDQAGGLRAEIFTPVEGTPDWNWPANAEPGAELTSLVGTCKARQNLPGDAQGPNLMDFLHKLFREPLLPLITKNCWPIAAAVALVACLWSLNWWQEWKNQDLAARCEVATSQELRVKQIQYRLAEIETKIRHYERLGQGLEKAAWSDLLAKVGECLPSGVWLENLRVERDRKLVLSGPSLSEGGIYEFLKNLKTISELKNIDLEATHPTQLKYGAATVFDIKGNFADRKE; this is encoded by the coding sequence ATGAAAAATCCCTTTATTAAATCCGCGTCATCACTCCGCCGCGAACTGGTTTTGCAAATCACCCGCAATACCGTCTTGGCCCTGGTGACCGAACGTAGCGGTAAATATTCCGACACAAATGCCAAGTGGGTGCAACTTCCCTGGCAGGGACCGACGAATGGCTTGCCGGTGGGGAATGAAGCGGAAAAACTCTCCGCGCTTTTACATTCCCTGGTCGAACAAGAAAAACTATCCGGATGCCGCACGTCGCTTAATCTCGCGGGAGACTTTTGCGTGACAAGGGTGGTGGCGGGAACCCACACCCACGTCCAACAAGAGTTGTTGCAGTTGCAGCAGCGCTGTGAACGCTATTTATCGCTTGGCTCCGGACCCAAAGCGATCGCTCAATCGCGGCATCCCTTGGATGCCCGGCGGGAAATCGCCTGGTTGACCGTGGCAAATCAAACCACGCTGCAAACCATGGTTGGCGGCATTGTCGCGGCGGGACTTAAGCTGGACTTGATCGAACATTCGCTCATCGCCCTCGCGCGGATCCTTGGCCAGCGGGGCTTGGACCAGCGGGCACCGGTCTTGATTATCGAAATCGGGTCTAATGGCGTGGATTTGGGCGTCACTTACCAGGGAAAGTTGCTGTTGGATTATCGACCGGGCGGGCTGAATCGCGTGGAAAAAATTCCCGCCATGCTGGATTTGCACCTGGAGCGCATTCAACGCTACTGCCTGAGGATTCTTCAAAAAACCGACTTATCCATTGCCAAAATTGTACTGTGCGGCGAGCCGGAAGCAGTGGCCGCCGCCCAGCGGCAATTTGACCAGGCGGGGGGCCTGCGGGCCGAAATATTTACCCCCGTGGAGGGGACGCCCGACTGGAACTGGCCCGCCAACGCCGAACCCGGGGCGGAATTAACTTCGCTGGTGGGAACCTGCAAAGCCCGGCAAAATTTGCCAGGAGACGCGCAAGGTCCCAATCTTATGGATTTTCTCCACAAATTATTCCGCGAACCGTTGTTGCCGCTGATTACCAAAAATTGCTGGCCGATCGCCGCGGCGGTCGCCCTGGTCGCCTGCCTATGGAGCCTCAACTGGTGGCAAGAATGGAAAAACCAGGACTTGGCCGCACGGTGCGAAGTGGCCACTTCCCAGGAATTGCGGGTCAAACAAATTCAATATCGCCTGGCTGAAATCGAGACCAAAATCCGGCATTATGAACGTTTAGGCCAAGGACTGGAAAAAGCGGCCTGGTCGGACTTGCTGGCAAAAGTGGGAGAATGCCTGCCCTCGGGCGTCTGGCTGGAAAATTTGCGTGTGGAACGGGATCGCAAATTGGTCCTTTCGGGACCTAGCCTGTCGGAGGGAGGGATTTACGAGTTTTTGAAAAACCTGAAAACCATCAGTGAATTAAAAAACATTGACTTAGAGGCGACCCATCCCACGCAATTGAAATACGGTGCCGCCACGGTTTTTGACATTAAGGGAAACTTTGCCGATCGTAAGGAATAA
- a CDS encoding type II secretion system protein — translation MFLRSSHKRNRKGFSLLELLAVITILGIIAVVVVPRISTSSARAKSEADKQNRSEINSAVERWYFEKGTWPANNLSDIGADINYFPSGIPTNPVNGKAYTLDGTTRRVK, via the coding sequence ATGTTTTTACGTAGTTCACACAAGCGAAATCGAAAGGGATTTTCGTTGTTGGAATTGTTGGCCGTGATCACGATTTTGGGCATTATCGCCGTCGTGGTCGTGCCCCGTATTTCCACCAGCAGCGCCCGGGCCAAAAGCGAGGCGGATAAGCAGAATCGTTCGGAAATCAATTCCGCGGTCGAGCGCTGGTACTTTGAAAAAGGGACCTGGCCGGCGAATAACCTGTCGGACATCGGCGCTGATATAAATTATTTTCCCAGCGGCATCCCCACCAACCCCGTTAATGGCAAGGCTTATACCCTGGACGGTACCACCCGCCGGGTGAAGTAG
- a CDS encoding GspH/FimT family protein, whose amino-acid sequence MAATMRACTYQKQRRGVTLVELLAVVVLLGIFGSLAMMRYGRAILGDFGAGADATKLANGLNYAKRTAIMSGNPHALQFIPSADGSVAVGGFQLVQLDDSLRQIAVVDGPFYFAPEVAVTSVLTQITFNFEGQSLQAASVTLAGPDISYQVTVQPINGGISTRKL is encoded by the coding sequence ATGGCCGCCACGATGCGCGCATGCACCTATCAAAAACAACGGCGGGGGGTTACGCTTGTCGAGCTCCTCGCCGTTGTTGTGTTATTGGGGATCTTTGGCAGTCTGGCGATGATGCGTTATGGCCGCGCAATCCTGGGCGACTTTGGGGCGGGGGCGGACGCCACTAAATTGGCCAATGGCTTGAATTACGCCAAACGGACTGCCATCATGTCCGGCAATCCCCATGCGTTGCAGTTTATTCCCTCGGCGGATGGCAGCGTCGCGGTCGGCGGTTTTCAGTTGGTCCAACTGGATGACTCTCTGCGGCAAATCGCGGTCGTGGATGGGCCGTTTTATTTTGCGCCGGAAGTCGCCGTCACATCCGTCTTGACGCAGATTACGTTCAATTTTGAGGGGCAATCCCTGCAGGCGGCCAGTGTCACGCTGGCGGGCCCGGATATTAGCTACCAAGTCACCGTGCAACCCATTAACGGGGGCATTAGCACGCGCAAACTATAA